The genome window CCGACTCACCACCCCGGACATAAATTTCATTGCCCTCGCCTGCCGTGAGCAGCTCATTAAAGATTTCAGACAACCCGGGATGAAGAATGTTCTGCACAATCAAACGGCTGATCGTCGCGTCCCCGGCAACCACTTCCACCGCCCCCGGATATGCCCGCTCAATCACCGGATGCTTGCGGACATCCTGAATCTCCGCCACGACATAAGGCAGGGGGGATTGAAACTGGCGCGCCTGGGCGGCAATCGACAACAGCGCCTTGACCGTTTCCACGTCAGAGGTCACCAGACTGCCGGCCTCATGGGCAGCACTGGGCACGATCACGGCAGCAGCATCCAGACATGCCACCCGGTGCAGGGCATCGGGCTGAATCGCCGATCCGGAACGCAGGATAATCCGCCGCGCACGACGGCCGATACCTGGCTCACTGCGAAGTTCGTGCACCTGCTCCGCAGAGGCGTCCTGCGATAGCACCACCAGGTTCAGTTTCTGGGTATCGTGTTTCTCGAGGAAACGACGCATTCTGCCAGATGAGTTCAGCAACTCCGATAAGAGAGGCAAGGTCTGGCTCGTCCAGCCCAGCACGACAACATGGTTTTTAAGAGTGACTGGCGTCAGCCCCCGCTCCAAATCAGCCATTTTGGCAATCAACCAGCGGGTCAGAATAGCCACCAGAGTGCCCATGAACACCACATAGCCACTGACCGTGAGCATGGTGGACACAAAACGCTGCCAGGTGCCAACATCGTCTCCGAGGTACCCCGGGTCTGTCAGCCGCAAAAAGGCCCACCAGATCGCGGAGCCAACATCCCCAAAAGATTCGCCCAGTGGTACCACAAGCAGCCCGCCAATCAATGAGATCAGGGCAATAAAGGCGGCAACCACCAGCAACTGAAAACCGGCACCCTTGACCAGTTGTCGCTCAACAATGAACTTTATCCGGTCAATAATCCGAAAGGGCAGCATGTGGCATCCTCGGTCGCGTTGCGAAAGATATCGCAAGCATAGCCGATAATAGGCTGATTTCAGGAATCTTTCCGGACTTCCGCATCACCTGGGAAGACTGAGAGCCTCATCCAGCGAGGGACAGAACCGGCTCACGCCTTCGATAGGCCTCACTCCCGCACGGGCAAGCGTTCGCAGAGGCTGGAACTGGAGGTCGGCGATTACCACTTCCGTGCCATCCTCCTGACAGGTGGATATCAGTTTGTTGAGCGCGGAAAGCCCGCCGGCATCCAGGATAGTGACGCCATCCATGTAAAGAATGAACCCACGGGCATTTCTGGACAACACCGCCAACTCACCAAATATACGGTCTGCGGCCGCAAAGAACAGGGGCCCGTTAATTTTGAACACCTGCCAGCCTTCGGGCAGATTCGCACTGACAATGCGCGGGTTATGAGTGATATCGGAGACCTTGGTCATCTGCGCCATTTCCCGCATGAACAGCACCGCCGCCAACAGGACACCGGTGGTAATGGCAATGACCATATCCAGCACCACCGTCAGCGAGAAGCAGGTGAGGAACACCACAATGTCGCTACGCGGAGCGGTTTTAAGCAGATGGACTGATTTCGGAGCTTCACTCATGTTCCAGGCCACCATCAGCAGTAACGCAGCCATCGCCGGCATAGGGAGATACGACAGCACACCTGCAAGCGACACCAGAGCCAACAAGACCACGACGGCATGAATCATGGCCGCCACGGGCGATTCCGCACCAGCCCGGTAGTTTGCAGCCGATCGGGCTATGGCCGCCGTTGCGGTGATGCCACCGAAAAACGGGACAATGATATTGCCCAGCCCCTGCCCCATCAGCTCACTGTTGGCGCTGTGACGCTTGCCGGTCATGCCATCCAGAACCACCGCACAAAGCAAGGATTCAATGGCGCCGAGCATGGCAATGGCGAACGCCGATGGCAGCAGCTCCCTGACCATATTCCAGGACAGCCCGAGCGGTTCACCACTGGCATTGGCCTGCAGCCACGGCCAGGTAAATTCCGGCAGGAAGGGCGGAATGCCAGCTCCCTGAGAACCATCCGGCAATAAATAACTGAACCGTGACCCGATGGTTTCTATGGCAGCACCGTTGGCATTGAGCCATAGCGCCAGCAGACTGCCCACCACGACCGCCGGGAGGTGCGCGGGCACTGGCGTTTTCAGACGCGGCCACAACAGCATGATTACCAGTGTTGCGGCGGCTACCAGCGTGCTCATGAAATCCAGTGTTGGCAGCCCCTGCACAAGCACAGCGATCTTGTCCCAGTAGTGCTCCGGCATGGTCTCCAGCGACAGACCGAAGAAATCCTTAATCTGCAGGGTAGCGATCACCACTGCGATTCCACCGGTAAATCCCAGGGTCACCGATTCCGGAATGTATTCAATAAAGCGCCCCAGTCGCATCAGGGCCATAATCATCAACAGGATGCCCGACATCAGCGTGGCAAGCAGAAGGCCGCCAAGTCCGTAGCTTTGGGCGATAGGGTACAGAATGACAACGAAGGCGGCCGTTGGACCGGAGATGCTGAAACGGCTACCGCCCGTAAGGGCAATGACAAAGCCCGCAATGAATGCGGTGTACAGACCATAAACCGGTGCGACACCGCTGGCGATCGCCAGTGCCATGGCAAGCGGAATGGCAATGATGCCCACCGTGACCCCGGCCATGACATCACGCAGAAATCGACGGCTGCTATAGCCTTCATCAACACAGGCCTCGCGAAAGGCGTGGGCGAACCGGAGGGAAAAAAGGTGGGCGCGATGGGGCATGGATGTCTGGCCTGTTGCAGCGTGTTCACTTACATTATATGGTCATTATATATTCATTCAATGTTAATCTGGTTAACATATAAATACCAAAAGAGACTCGAGTACGCCATGGAAAACCGCACTGCACGCCTGACACTGCTGATTGATCCGGAAAAAAAGGCGGTCTTTGAAGCCCTGTGCAAAGATGAGGACGTTACTCCGTCCCAGAAAGTCCGCCAGTTTATCCGGGAATATGTCGAGGAAAGACTGGGGCCGGACTGGCGGGAACCGAGAAAACAACAACCATAACACCGGCGGCTCCGTATACTTCCGTTATGAGACTATTATCCCTGGCCCCGGCGCTCACAGCACTGCTCACCCTCGGTGGATGCATGACCATGACCACGACACCGGAACCGCTTACGCCACCAGAAACCCAATACGATGCCCGCATCGTTGAGGTATCCGGCGGCAGGTCGCTCTCCATCAGGGAGCTCGCTGACCAGCTCGCAACAAGCGATGTCGTCGTGATCGGCGAGTATCACGGCCATCACGGCGCCCACCTGCTCCAGTCCCGCCTCCAGAACGCCCTGTACCTGCACAGACAGGATCAGGTGCTGACCATGGAGCAGTTCAACCTGGACAGGCAGGCAGAACTGGACCGCTACCTGGACGGGAAAACCGGAGAAACCGAAATGGTGGAGGACGCCGGAGCCTGGGATAACTACCGGGCGTCCTACCGGCCTCTGGTAGAATTCGCCAGGACACATGATACCCCTGTGATCGCTGCCAATGCGCCAGCGCAGATTGTCCGGTGCGTGGGCCGACAGGGAGCAGGCTACCTCGAAAAACTCGATGCCAGTGTTCGCAGTCAGCTGCCCTCCGAGCCGTTCATGGACACACCGCGCTACAGGGAGAGATTCGTGGAAGCCATCGCTGGAAGCCATGGAACCGGCGACGCAACCATGAGCGAACGCATGAACAACACATACCTTGCCCAGCTTCTGCGCGATAACACCATGGCATCACGAATTCTCGATGCGCGTGGAACGTATCCGGGCTACCAGGTTTTGCATCTGACGGGGACCTTTCATAGCGAAAGCGGACTGGGCACGGTAGCCCTGCTGAAACAGCGGGCGCCCGACCTATCGGTAGCCGTCATCACACCAGTATTCTGGGGGGCCGGGGACAGCGGAGCACCGCTGGAAGACAATCGGGAGAAAGGCGACTACCTGTATTTCATTCAGCCACTGCCAACGGAATTTCGCGATCAGGAGCGGGCGCGTGAAGCCATGAAGGCTCGTTTCAGTCGGCCTCAAGGCGAAAGCTGCGACTGAGACGGCCACCTCTTTCGCTCAGAGCTTGCCGCCAGACAGCGGCGCACTTTCCAGAGCCTCCTGAAATACTGCCCGATCCGCATCGCTGAACAGCACCAGCCGAACGTGCCGGACTGACCCGAGGTCCGGCAGTTTTTCACAAATGGCCGCCATGGCCACGGACGCAGCTTCACGCACGGGGTAGCCGAAGACGCCGGTGGATATAGCCGGAAAAGCTATGGACGACAACTGGTATTGCTCTGCAAGCATCAGGGCATTTCGATAGCAGTCAGCCAACAGCTTATCGGAGGGCTCATCAACACCGTAGACCGGACCAAGGCAATGAATGACATATCGGTTCGGCAGATTATGCCCGGAACTGATGACTGCTTGCCCCGGATCTATGGGCGCCAAGGCCTGGCACTCCTGGGCCAGTCCGGGGCCAGCTGCGTCATGAATGGCGCCGGCAACACCACTGCCGGGCATAAGATGAGCATTAGCGGCATTGACCACAGCATCCATATCCGGCTGCGCAGCGATATCTCCCTGGACGCACTCCACCTTTACATCTGTCATCAATCGCCCCTTTTGGCCTCCACCATAAGACGCTAACCTTGCGTCTATTGTTAAGGATAGCACCACCATTCCGGTTACTGAGTCTCAACCATCTCATCGGTAACCTGGTACTCGCCCCCAAGCCAGCGCAGGATTTCATTGGCGGCAGGGTGATCAAAAGCATCGTAGGTATGCTGGAGGCTTTGCCGCTTTTCATCACTGATGCGACCCAGCCCGGCATCCTGGAGTACCAGCAGATCGCCATGCAGCTGGGCTGCCAGATCCCGCCCCAACACCTCCCGGGCAACGTGGCGAAACGCCTGACCGTACTGGTACTGGGGGCCGAGTCGGTAGGACTCGGCCAGGGTAATCGCGGGGATCGCTGTCAGAGTGGGCTGCAGCGCCGGGTTTATACCATGGCCGGCAAGGTGTGCGGCATTCGCTGCCGGCCTTCCGGTAAATGCTCGCAGGTGCAGATGCTGTGACATCCTATCACCGTCGTTGACCGGGTAATTGTCCCAGAGCACAGGCTTGCGCCCCAGTACATCACCCACTCGCTTGAGATGGCCCGGGGAAATCTCCCGGGAGCAGACTTCCTCTCCGGTCCAGAACACGTTCACGGAATGATCCAGCTTGCGCCCGAGCGTTTCCAGATAATCCACTGGCCGTTCACCGAACACCCGATCCAGTACCGGGTCATCAGAATAGTAACTGGGGCAGACACTCAGCTGTTTTGCAGCGGTGCGCTCTCCGATCCAGTGCACAATCTCAACCTGGGTTTCGGCAAGGTCCGGCGTATCCGAGCGCATATCGTCAAACAGGATGGCGAGCTCGTCGATACCGATCCGGTCAAGCAATGCCAGCTTGTTTGCCAGCGCTTCCCGGGCGTCATCATCAAAGTGATTGAAAATCTCGAACGGACTCAGTCCGATACCGAAGCGTAAACCCTGAGCCCGGCAGAAACGGGCGAAATCCGCCAGCTCCGAGGCCACCGCCAGCGGATGAGGCTCCTGCCAGCGCCGGCGCAGAAACGCATCCGCCTTGGGTGCATAGAGATAAAAACCGTAACCGTGGGGTGCCAGGGAGCGCACGAGCTGCCTGCGTTCCTGCCAATTCCACATGGGCCCGTAAAATCCCTCGATGATTCCCAGCGGGATACTCATGACTGTAACTCCCTTTGTTGTCCCGAAACCCGGTCTCGGCCTTTTGCACCATCGTATGCCTGTCGAAAGCACAGGGTCTGCTGCGTCCACATTGCCTACATCAGAGGCAGGCTACTATAGCTAACATCATCACGGAACTGTCAGCGAGCCAGTTACCGGGCCTGCATCGGTCGATACGGATGCGCAAATGGGGAAAATATTGGCTAGACTGCTGCATAAACCCTTTGGGGATTTAAACGAAATATCAGGAGCCTGTCGTGGAAATAAAAACCTTTGAGGATCTCATCGACTGGACACGCCAGTTGCATGCTCATCTTGCCAAGTGCCTCCATGAATCGGCGACGAATAACAGCAATGAGCGGGCCGCAGCCCTTCTGGATTATGTCAGCAGTCATGAACACATGCTGGAAAAAGCGGTAGCCGAGTTCGAACGGCAGGCCGACCCCAAAGCCATGCGAACCCGGCTGTACGATTACGCCAATCACAAACCGATTGAAAGAAACCGCACCTGTGATACCCATTATGCGGAACTTGATTTCGAGGGCATTGAACGGGAAATCTTCGATTTTCACGACCAGGTCATGGACCTCTATGACGCGCTGATTGGCAAGGCCGAAATTCCCGAAGCGAAAACCCTACTGGAAGATCTCAAGGCTCTCGAGGAGCATGAAGCAATGCGCCTGGCACGCCAGATTGGCCGGATGGACGACCTTTAAACCCATGCGACCTAAGTCGTAGATGAGAGCGTTTTTCATTCCGTTAATGAATAATAGTTGCTACCTTGGTCTACGGTTAGGAGTTAACCCTTCCCCCGCAGGAAGGCGCTCTAAATACAAAAAAGAAAGAGGATAGAAGAGCAATGAAAATCCGTTCTGTTCTTTCCGCGGCTGTGCTGGCAGTTGCGACAACGTTTGCCGCCACACAGGCGCTCGCTCAAGAAAACTTCACGCTCCGCCTTGCTGAAACCTGGGGCCCCAACTTCCCGATTTTCGGTGACGCCACGAAAAACATGGCTGCCATGGCCGAGAAAATGTCCGATGGCCGCCTGAAAATCCGGATTGATTCCTCTAACAAGCACAAGGCCCCGCTGGGCGTCTTTGATATGGTCCGAGCCGGACAATATGACATGGGCCATTCCGCTTCCTACTACTGGAAAGGTAAAGTACCCAACACCCTGTTCTTTACCAGCATGCCCTTCGGCATGACCGCTCTTGAGCAGTACGCCTGGTTCTACTATGGCGACGGCATGGAGCTGATGCAGGAAGTTTACGAGCCCTTAGGACTGAAGTCCTTCCCGGGCGGCAACACCGGCATCCAGATGGGCGGCTGGTTCCGCAAGGAAATCAAGTCTGTTGAGGATCTGCAGGGA of Marinobacter sediminum contains these proteins:
- a CDS encoding CopG family transcriptional regulator, which codes for MENRTARLTLLIDPEKKAVFEALCKDEDVTPSQKVRQFIREYVEERLGPDWREPRKQQP
- the dauA gene encoding C4-dicarboxylic acid transporter DauA encodes the protein MPHRAHLFSLRFAHAFREACVDEGYSSRRFLRDVMAGVTVGIIAIPLAMALAIASGVAPVYGLYTAFIAGFVIALTGGSRFSISGPTAAFVVILYPIAQSYGLGGLLLATLMSGILLMIMALMRLGRFIEYIPESVTLGFTGGIAVVIATLQIKDFFGLSLETMPEHYWDKIAVLVQGLPTLDFMSTLVAAATLVIMLLWPRLKTPVPAHLPAVVVGSLLALWLNANGAAIETIGSRFSYLLPDGSQGAGIPPFLPEFTWPWLQANASGEPLGLSWNMVRELLPSAFAIAMLGAIESLLCAVVLDGMTGKRHSANSELMGQGLGNIIVPFFGGITATAAIARSAANYRAGAESPVAAMIHAVVVLLALVSLAGVLSYLPMPAMAALLLMVAWNMSEAPKSVHLLKTAPRSDIVVFLTCFSLTVVLDMVIAITTGVLLAAVLFMREMAQMTKVSDITHNPRIVSANLPEGWQVFKINGPLFFAAADRIFGELAVLSRNARGFILYMDGVTILDAGGLSALNKLISTCQEDGTEVVIADLQFQPLRTLARAGVRPIEGVSRFCPSLDEALSLPR
- a CDS encoding macro domain-containing protein, coding for MTDVKVECVQGDIAAQPDMDAVVNAANAHLMPGSGVAGAIHDAAGPGLAQECQALAPIDPGQAVISSGHNLPNRYVIHCLGPVYGVDEPSDKLLADCYRNALMLAEQYQLSSIAFPAISTGVFGYPVREAASVAMAAICEKLPDLGSVRHVRLVLFSDADRAVFQEALESAPLSGGKL
- a CDS encoding beta-N-acetylglucosaminidase domain-containing protein; the protein is MSIPLGIIEGFYGPMWNWQERRQLVRSLAPHGYGFYLYAPKADAFLRRRWQEPHPLAVASELADFARFCRAQGLRFGIGLSPFEIFNHFDDDAREALANKLALLDRIGIDELAILFDDMRSDTPDLAETQVEIVHWIGERTAAKQLSVCPSYYSDDPVLDRVFGERPVDYLETLGRKLDHSVNVFWTGEEVCSREISPGHLKRVGDVLGRKPVLWDNYPVNDGDRMSQHLHLRAFTGRPAANAAHLAGHGINPALQPTLTAIPAITLAESYRLGPQYQYGQAFRHVAREVLGRDLAAQLHGDLLVLQDAGLGRISDEKRQSLQHTYDAFDHPAANEILRWLGGEYQVTDEMVETQ
- a CDS encoding ChaN family lipoprotein, which produces MRLLSLAPALTALLTLGGCMTMTTTPEPLTPPETQYDARIVEVSGGRSLSIRELADQLATSDVVVIGEYHGHHGAHLLQSRLQNALYLHRQDQVLTMEQFNLDRQAELDRYLDGKTGETEMVEDAGAWDNYRASYRPLVEFARTHDTPVIAANAPAQIVRCVGRQGAGYLEKLDASVRSQLPSEPFMDTPRYRERFVEAIAGSHGTGDATMSERMNNTYLAQLLRDNTMASRILDARGTYPGYQVLHLTGTFHSESGLGTVALLKQRAPDLSVAVITPVFWGAGDSGAPLEDNREKGDYLYFIQPLPTEFRDQERAREAMKARFSRPQGESCD
- a CDS encoding ATPase — protein: MEIKTFEDLIDWTRQLHAHLAKCLHESATNNSNERAAALLDYVSSHEHMLEKAVAEFERQADPKAMRTRLYDYANHKPIERNRTCDTHYAELDFEGIEREIFDFHDQVMDLYDALIGKAEIPEAKTLLEDLKALEEHEAMRLARQIGRMDDL